The Clostridium aceticum genomic interval AAAAACCAATGGTAAATAAAATAAAATTTGCGGAACGCCTAAAAAGATTAATGGAAGCCTCTAGCGAAACAGTATATTCCATTGCTGAAATAGTTCATTTAAGTGCTCCAACTATATCTAGATACTTAAATGCAGAAATGGCTGCCAAAATAACAACTATAGAAGCAATAGCTAGACATTTCAGAGTAAACCCAGTATGGTTATTAGGATATGATGTTCCAGAAAGACTCGTTGAAGAAAAGCAAGCAAATTCCCAAGATGATAATGACGATATTTTCACCAGAGCGGCTCATAAAGTAGGTCATGATGGACCTCTTACAGAAGAAGAAAAGGAAAAGATAGCTCTCGCTATTAAGATAGCTTTAATGAAAAACAAAGAATAGCAGGTGATATCATGAATTTATATGAGAAAAAACTATCAGAAATTACTACAAAAGTGTTTGTTGATGATATGGCAGACCTTCCCCTTGGAACTAAAGGATATTATACAAATGAGCATAAAATAGATTTAATTTTGCTTAGCCGATATCTCTCAACAACTGCTGAAAAGTTATGTACCCTTATTGAAGAGATAGGCCACTATCATACAACCTTTGGTGATATAACAGATCAGGCGAAGGTTGAAAATCGAAAACAAGAAATCAAAGCCCGCCGCTGGGCATACAGAAAATTGGTAGGTATAACAGATTTGATACAAGCCTCAAAGCAAGGGATTCGTAATAGACATGAATTAGCGGAATTTTTAGGTGTTACAGAAGAGTTTTTAAATGATGCTTTGCTATATTATAAAGATAAATATGGATTATTTTATGAAATTGATAATTACATAGTCTATTTTGAGCCTTTAGGGGTCATAGAAAAATTTTTTTAGCGTAGCTACCGAACATACGTTCATTTGAAAGGAGGTATTTTGTGACAATAATAAATGTTTCAAAAGAAAACGCAGGGACAATAAGATTAATAAATCAAGACAATTTATTTAAAGAGGTGCAGATTTACGAGTATAAAAACTTAAGAATTATTTATTGTGTAACAACTTACAACGCTTTACACATTAGTGCGTCCACGCCTTTTGGTCCTGCTAGTAAAAAGGATTTAGTAAATATTTTTAAAAAGCTGACTGATAAGCCTATTAGTGATTTTCAGTTTATGCTAACCAGTAGAGCTGCTTATTTACTGGAACAGGTGCCAGAATTTGCAGATTAAATAAGAAAGGAATGATTTTACTATGGAAGGTCATGTAAGAAAGAGAGGTGCAAAGTGGTACTACAGCTTCGAGGCCGCTAACGTTGATGGTAAAAGAAAAAGAATAGAAAGAGTAGGTGGTAGAACCAAAAAAGAAGCTGAGGCAGCCTTGAGAAAAGCTATAGAAGAATATGAAAATACAGGGTTACACTTTGAACCAACAGAAACTTCTGTTGCTGACTATATGGACTATTGGTTTAAAAATTATGTTGAGGTGAATTGCAAATATAACACAAAGACTAGCTATGAAGGTATCATCAGAAATCACATTAAACCTTCACTTGGTATCTATAAGTTAAAGTCATTGACCCCTGCTATACTGCAAGAGTTTGTAAACAATAAATATTTAACTGGATTAAGTAAAAATCATCTTACAAATATCATGGCGGTATTAAACGGATCTTTAAAATATGCGGTGCATCCATGCGAATTTATTAAAACTAATCCAATGCAATATGTTAAATATCCAAAGTATGAACATTCTAAGACTGATATAGACCATAAGGTAATTACC includes:
- a CDS encoding ImmA/IrrE family metallo-endopeptidase; amino-acid sequence: MNLYEKKLSEITTKVFVDDMADLPLGTKGYYTNEHKIDLILLSRYLSTTAEKLCTLIEEIGHYHTTFGDITDQAKVENRKQEIKARRWAYRKLVGITDLIQASKQGIRNRHELAEFLGVTEEFLNDALLYYKDKYGLFYEIDNYIVYFEPLGVIEKFF
- a CDS encoding helix-turn-helix transcriptional regulator, yielding MLSDRVKKLKKEKKLTNEELALKSGIPIGTLNKILNGTTIDPKLSTATTLAKALDCTIDYLVYEEVPEIGGNQMAEKPMVNKIKFAERLKRLMEASSETVYSIAEIVHLSAPTISRYLNAEMAAKITTIEAIARHFRVNPVWLLGYDVPERLVEEKQANSQDDNDDIFTRAAHKVGHDGPLTEEEKEKIALAIKIALMKNKE